The window GTACGCGGCGCCTTGCAGGCGCATCAGCGGCGGGGTGTCGGCCGGCGCCGCCACGACGGCGGCCCGCGCCAGGCCTTCCGGTCCAAGGATGTGTTCGATGAACTCCTTGACCTCGCGGCCCCGTTCGCCGATCAGGCCGACGACGACCACGTCGGCCTTGGTGAAGCGCGCCATCATTCCCAGCAGCACCGATTTACCGACGCCGGAACCGGCGAACAGGCCCAGGCGCTGGCCGCGGCCGACGGTGAGCATGGCGTTAATCGCCCGGATGCCGACGTCGAGCGTTTCCACGATGGGGGCGCGGTCGAGCGGATTGGCGGGGCGCACGTTGATCGGCCCGCTATCCTCGGTCAGCAGGGGACCAAGGCCGTCGAGCGGGCGCCCGGCGCCGTCCACCACCCGGCCCAGCAAGCCCATGCCGACCGGCAGGTGGCGCGCGCGGTCGCTCGGACGGCGCCGCGGATGGGGCACCGTGCCCGGACGCGGCAAGGTGGCCTCGACCGGCAGCACCTTGGTGCCCGGCACGATGCCTTCGACATCGCTTTGCGGCATCAGGAACAGGCGGTCGCCGTCGAAGCCGACGACTTCCGCTTCCACGCGCGCGCCGTTCGGCATCGGGATGGTGCAGGCGCTGCCGACGGCCAGCTTGAGGCCCACGCATTCCATGACCAGGCCGGCCACGCGCGTGATGCGGCCCGACACCTGCTGCGGCTCGACGAAGCCGACCAGGGTGCCGCAGTCGCGCAGATAGGACGACCAGCGGGTGGTATGTCGGTCAACAGTGCGGTCGGGCGCGGTCATCGGTCCAGCCACTCGACGTCGTTCTTGCCGAGCGCGTGGGCCAGGCGCTGCCAGCGCACCTCGACCTGGGCATCGATCTGGTTGCTGGCGGTATCGATCTTGCAGCCGCCGCGGCTGATATGGGCGTCGTCCGCCACGCGCCAGCCGCCTTTGTCGAGTTCCTCGCCGATGGCTTCGCGCACCAGGCGCGCATCGTCCGGGTGCAGCATCAGCACGGCCGGCTGCTGCAGCACCGGCAGGTAAGAGATGGCGTCGCGTATCACGGGGATGATCAGGTCCGGCTTGACCCCGAGCGCGGTGCGCAGCATGTTCTTGGCCAGGTGCAGACTTAGTTCCAGCATGTCGTTGGCGATGCTATCGTCGGCCTGGGTGAGCGCCTGCGCGAAGGTGGCGGCGATCGATTGCAGGTTGGCGATCTCGCCCGCGCTTTCCTCGCGCCCGAGCGCGAGCGCGTCGGCGTAGCCGGCCGCGTGGCCCGCCTCGAAGCCTTCCAGGCGCGCCTGCTCGCGGATGGCGGCCAGTTCGGCCTCGGTCGGCCAGGCCGGCGGGGGCGGCTCGTCCGGCAGCGCTTCCGGCTCCGCTTCGGTCGGAAGATAGACCGGTTCCGGTTCCGGAACGCGGTCGAACGAGTTCATTTCCCAGCGCTGGTACGCGGTTTGCAGTTCTTTTGGAAGGGTAGCCATCAGACGAAGGAATCCTCACCTTTGCCGAGCACGATCTGGCCTTCGTCGGACAGGCGGCGCACGATCTGCAGGATTTGTTTTTGCTGGGTTTCGACTTCGGACAGGCGCACCGGCCCTTTCGATTCGAGGTCTTCGCGCATCATTTCGCCGGCACGCGCCGACATGTTGCGGAAGATTTTCTCGCGCAATTCCTGCGAGGCGCCCTTGAGCGCCATGATCAGCATTTCGGACTGCACTTCGCGCAGCAGCAGCTGGATGCCGCGGTCGTCGATATCGATGATGTTATCGAACACGAACATTTCGTCCATGATCTTCTGGGCCATGTCGTTGTCGTAGTTCTTGATGTTGTCCATCACCGAACCCTCTTGCTCGCCGCTCATGAAGTTGAGGATTTCGGCCGCCGCGCGCACGCCGCCGAGCGAGGATTTCTTGATGTTTTCGTTACCCGACAAGAGCTTGGTGAGCACGTCGTTCAGTTCGCGCAGGGCGGCCGGCTGCACGCCGTCGAGGGTGGCGATACGCAGCACCACGTCGTTGCGCAGGCGGTCGGTGAAGTTGCCCAGGATTTCGCAGGCCTGGTCGCGCTCCAGGTGGACCAGGATGGTGGCGATGATCTGCGGGTGCTCGTTGCGGATCAGTTCCGACACGGACGAGGCGTCCATCCACTTCAGGCTTTCGATGCCCGAGGCATCCTTGCCGCCCAAGATACGCGACAGCAGCACCGACGCCTTGTCGTCGCCCAGCGCCTTGGTCAGCACCTGGCGGATGTATTCGTCCGAATCGAGGCCGACGGTGGAGGTCAGTTCGGTCTGCTCGCGGAACGATTCGAGCACCGTGACCACCTGCTCGTGCTGCACGTTCTTCATCGTGGCCATGGCCGCGCCGAGCTTGAGCACTTCGCGCGGGCCGAGGAAGCGCATCACCTCGGCCGCCTCGGACTCGCCGATGGCCAGCATCAGGATGGCTGCCTTCTGGATTCCATTATCATTCATTTGTACCTACCCATGCCTTGATGACGTTTGCGACGATGCGCGGATCTTCCTGCGCCAGTTTCTTGGCCAGCGCCAGGTTGGCCCGGTAGCTGTGGTCCTGCTGCGATTCGGCCTGGGCTTCGGCTTCCTGCTCGGCCGCGGCGGCGTCGGCTACGGCTGCCTGTTCGGCGGCCTTTTCCTCCTCGGTGGGGGTCGGCTCGGGCGGCAGTTCGTGGGC of the Massilia violaceinigra genome contains:
- the fliG gene encoding flagellar motor switch protein FliG; amino-acid sequence: MNDNGIQKAAILMLAIGESEAAEVMRFLGPREVLKLGAAMATMKNVQHEQVVTVLESFREQTELTSTVGLDSDEYIRQVLTKALGDDKASVLLSRILGGKDASGIESLKWMDASSVSELIRNEHPQIIATILVHLERDQACEILGNFTDRLRNDVVLRIATLDGVQPAALRELNDVLTKLLSGNENIKKSSLGGVRAAAEILNFMSGEQEGSVMDNIKNYDNDMAQKIMDEMFVFDNIIDIDDRGIQLLLREVQSEMLIMALKGASQELREKIFRNMSARAGEMMREDLESKGPVRLSEVETQQKQILQIVRRLSDEGQIVLGKGEDSFV
- the fliI gene encoding flagellar protein export ATPase FliI yields the protein MTAPDRTVDRHTTRWSSYLRDCGTLVGFVEPQQVSGRITRVAGLVMECVGLKLAVGSACTIPMPNGARVEAEVVGFDGDRLFLMPQSDVEGIVPGTKVLPVEATLPRPGTVPHPRRRPSDRARHLPVGMGLLGRVVDGAGRPLDGLGPLLTEDSGPINVRPANPLDRAPIVETLDVGIRAINAMLTVGRGQRLGLFAGSGVGKSVLLGMMARFTKADVVVVGLIGERGREVKEFIEHILGPEGLARAAVVAAPADTPPLMRLQGAAYTTAIAEHFRDQGKNVLMIMDSLTRYAMAQREIALAIGEPPATKGYPPSVFAKLPVLVERAGNGLVGGGSITAFYTVLTEGDDQQDPIADSARAILDGHFVLNRRLAEAGHYPAIDIEQSISRAMHTITTTAHQHAARRLKQLYSRFERSRDLITVGAYAHGTDPVLDQAIALNDKIEAFLCQEITDNVGMPQSLAELTSLFS
- a CDS encoding flagellar assembly protein FliH encodes the protein MATLPKELQTAYQRWEMNSFDRVPEPEPVYLPTEAEPEALPDEPPPPAWPTEAELAAIREQARLEGFEAGHAAGYADALALGREESAGEIANLQSIAATFAQALTQADDSIANDMLELSLHLAKNMLRTALGVKPDLIIPVIRDAISYLPVLQQPAVLMLHPDDARLVREAIGEELDKGGWRVADDAHISRGGCKIDTASNQIDAQVEVRWQRLAHALGKNDVEWLDR